One stretch of Lacrimispora sphenoides DNA includes these proteins:
- a CDS encoding ABC transporter ATP-binding protein — protein MLKVNGIDVYYGKVQALFDVSIEVGDREIVSIIGANGAGKTTLMKSIMGINKPKNGTIEYNGQVISGLPPHKVVSKKIVYIPEGREIFPNMTVQENLEMGAYSVKLSKAEMERHLEEQYDIFPRLKERAKQKAGSMSGGEQQMLAIARGLMSDPELLMLDEPSLGLAPVIVDDMFDVIVRVNKVRNIPIAIVEQNAFMAMSISDRTYVLEVGNLVTHGESKALMDSDEIKKAYLGG, from the coding sequence ATGCTTAAAGTAAATGGCATTGACGTATATTATGGCAAGGTTCAGGCTCTGTTTGACGTATCCATTGAAGTGGGTGACCGGGAAATCGTATCCATCATCGGAGCCAACGGAGCAGGAAAGACTACCCTGATGAAATCTATTATGGGAATCAATAAACCGAAAAACGGCACCATCGAATACAACGGCCAGGTCATAAGCGGCCTCCCTCCCCATAAGGTGGTAAGTAAAAAGATTGTTTATATCCCTGAGGGCCGTGAAATTTTCCCCAATATGACGGTTCAGGAAAATCTGGAAATGGGCGCTTATTCTGTAAAGTTATCAAAGGCGGAAATGGAGCGTCATCTGGAAGAACAGTACGATATTTTTCCGAGGCTTAAGGAACGGGCAAAACAAAAAGCCGGTTCCATGTCAGGAGGCGAGCAGCAGATGTTAGCCATAGCAAGAGGGCTAATGTCAGATCCGGAGCTTTTGATGCTTGATGAGCCAAGCCTTGGTCTTGCACCAGTCATTGTTGATGACATGTTTGATGTAATTGTCCGCGTAAATAAGGTGAGAAATATACCGATCGCTATCGTGGAGCAGAATGCATTTATGGCCATGTCCATATCTGACAGGACCTATGTATTGGAAGTGGGTAACCTTGTTACCCATGGAGAAAGCAAGGCACTGATGGATTCTGATGAAATTAAAAAAGCTTATCTGGGAGGCTGA
- a CDS encoding zinc-binding alcohol dehydrogenase family protein — MRAIYLEEPWKVACIDNEKPEPKEGQALIKVRAAGICGSDIGAYRGTNPLVSYPRIIGHEVVGEVISIPEDNRKGIKAGDHVIVDPYLFCGECYPCSIGRTNCCTDLKVLGVHVEGGMSDYMVHPADMLWKLPEDMPWDIAPMAEPLTIALHGIHRGSLKKGEHVAIIGAGPIGLLAAMSALAYEAVPIVIDVVAERLSFAKELGVKYTIHSAEENLTEKVFEYTDGRLAELVMECSGANPAVRSALDITANAGRITLTGWPKKETPLPTDMITRKEIDIRGARTSANEFEEAIELIHSGRVDVRKILTKTVTMEETPEVIADIEQNSGNYMKVNVIL; from the coding sequence TTGCGCGCTATTTATTTAGAAGAACCGTGGAAGGTTGCATGTATTGACAATGAGAAACCAGAGCCAAAGGAAGGTCAGGCCCTTATAAAAGTACGGGCAGCAGGTATCTGTGGAAGTGATATAGGTGCTTACCGGGGAACCAATCCTCTGGTATCCTATCCAAGGATTATCGGCCATGAGGTTGTGGGAGAGGTAATATCCATTCCGGAGGACAACAGGAAAGGAATTAAAGCAGGAGACCATGTGATCGTAGATCCCTATCTCTTTTGCGGAGAGTGCTACCCCTGTTCCATTGGACGAACCAATTGCTGTACCGATTTAAAGGTACTTGGCGTCCATGTGGAGGGAGGAATGTCCGACTATATGGTACATCCGGCAGATATGCTGTGGAAGCTTCCGGAAGATATGCCATGGGATATTGCACCGATGGCAGAGCCTCTTACCATTGCCTTACATGGCATTCACAGAGGCAGTTTAAAGAAAGGGGAGCATGTGGCGATCATAGGGGCAGGCCCCATCGGTCTTCTGGCAGCCATGTCAGCTCTGGCTTATGAGGCAGTGCCTATTGTTATTGACGTTGTTGCTGAGCGCCTTTCTTTTGCAAAAGAGCTGGGAGTAAAATATACCATTCATTCAGCAGAAGAAAATCTGACAGAAAAGGTATTTGAATATACCGATGGCCGTTTGGCAGAGCTTGTCATGGAGTGTTCTGGTGCAAACCCGGCAGTCCGCTCTGCCCTGGACATTACAGCGAACGCAGGCCGGATTACGTTGACCGGATGGCCGAAAAAAGAAACTCCGCTCCCTACCGATATGATCACCAGAAAGGAAATTGATATCCGCGGTGCCCGTACCAGTGCCAATGAATTTGAAGAAGCCATTGAGCTGATCCATTCAGGCAGGGTAGATGTGAGAAAAATACTGACCAAAACCGTTACGATGGAAGAAACCCCGGAAGTGATCGCTGATATTGAACAAAATTCCGGTAACTATATGAAAGTAAACGTAATTCTGTGA
- a CDS encoding cation-translocating P-type ATPase, which produces MKDWYQKTEEEVLEALHTSKEGLSATEAAGLLASKGENILEEGKKKSTLQVFAEQFRDLLVVILIAAAVISMLSGNAESTIVIVAVIVLNAVLGTVQHEKAQKSLASLKSLSSPTAKVIRDGQKVEIASKGVVPGDILLLEAGDMVVADGRILNNYSLQVNESSLTGESTNVDKEEGTLDTEAPLADRTNMVYSGSLVTYGRAVVAITGTGMDTEIGKIASLMNATKEKKTPLQISLDQFSSRLAMVIMVICAMVFLLSIYRKMPLLDSLMFAVALAVAAIPEALSSIVTIVQAMGTQRMAKENAIIKELKAVESLGCVSVICSDKTGTLTQNKMTVKDIYVDGKVCQPDELDLRNQLHRYLLYDALLTNDSSIVEGKGIGDPTEYALLEMAGKVSLSHDLIREMMHRLEEIPFDSDRKLMSTKYQLHGVPTILTKGAVDVLLYRTTHIRTSEGVRELTEKDRENILEQNMRFSENGLRVLAFAYKEVEEDHVLSLKSENDFIFIGLISMVDPPREESKDAVADAKRAGIRPVMITGDHKITATAIAKQIGIFEKGDMAVTGAELDAMTDEELDLNITKTSVYARVSPENKIRIVDAWQRRGNVVSMTGDGVNDAPALKKADIGVAMGITGTEVSKDAASMILADDNFATIIKAVANGRNVYRNIKNAIQFLLSGNMAGILSVLYTSIMALPVPFAPVHLLFINLLTDSLPAIAIGMEPAEHGLLNRKPRDPKEGILSKEFMLKILVQGALIAVCTMTAFHIGLKQGSAATASTMAFCTLTLSRLFHGFNCRSRQSIFRLGFASNWYSLGAFLAGVFLLSLVMFVPVLEKLFSVAPLTASQIGIIYGLAVIPTIIIQLTKIIKENRK; this is translated from the coding sequence TTGAAAGACTGGTATCAGAAAACAGAAGAAGAAGTTTTAGAAGCGCTTCATACGTCAAAGGAAGGCTTAAGTGCAACAGAAGCAGCCGGACTTCTTGCCAGCAAGGGAGAAAATATTCTGGAGGAGGGAAAGAAAAAAAGCACCCTTCAAGTATTTGCCGAGCAGTTCCGTGATCTGCTGGTGGTCATTCTGATTGCAGCGGCTGTCATTTCCATGCTTTCAGGAAATGCAGAAAGTACCATCGTTATCGTAGCGGTTATTGTGCTGAATGCAGTTCTTGGAACCGTGCAGCATGAAAAGGCCCAGAAGTCTCTGGCAAGCTTAAAGTCCTTATCGTCACCAACTGCCAAGGTGATCCGGGATGGACAAAAGGTAGAGATCGCTTCCAAAGGTGTGGTTCCCGGAGATATCCTGCTTCTGGAAGCCGGAGATATGGTAGTGGCTGATGGACGGATCCTTAATAATTATTCCCTGCAGGTAAACGAAAGCTCCTTAACCGGCGAATCTACCAATGTGGATAAGGAAGAAGGGACTCTTGATACAGAAGCACCTCTGGCAGACCGGACCAATATGGTTTATTCCGGAAGCCTGGTTACTTATGGCAGAGCGGTTGTAGCTATCACCGGAACCGGAATGGATACGGAGATCGGAAAGATCGCCAGCCTGATGAATGCGACTAAGGAGAAAAAAACACCTTTGCAGATCAGTCTGGATCAGTTTTCCAGCCGGCTTGCCATGGTCATTATGGTGATCTGCGCCATGGTGTTCCTGTTAAGTATTTATCGTAAAATGCCACTTTTAGACTCCCTGATGTTTGCTGTGGCTCTTGCAGTTGCTGCGATTCCAGAGGCCTTAAGCTCCATCGTAACCATTGTACAGGCAATGGGAACACAGCGAATGGCAAAAGAAAATGCTATTATTAAGGAATTAAAGGCGGTGGAAAGCCTTGGCTGCGTTTCCGTCATCTGCTCTGATAAGACCGGAACCCTGACCCAAAATAAGATGACTGTAAAGGATATCTATGTGGATGGCAAAGTCTGTCAACCGGATGAGTTAGACCTTCGCAACCAGCTCCACCGGTATCTGCTTTACGATGCACTGCTGACCAACGATTCCTCTATTGTAGAAGGAAAGGGGATCGGAGATCCTACGGAGTATGCCCTTCTTGAAATGGCAGGAAAAGTCAGCTTAAGTCATGATCTCATCAGGGAAATGATGCACCGTCTGGAAGAGATTCCTTTTGATTCCGACCGGAAGCTGATGAGCACCAAATACCAGCTCCATGGAGTTCCTACCATACTGACAAAGGGTGCGGTGGATGTATTGCTGTACCGGACCACCCACATCCGTACCTCGGAAGGAGTCAGGGAACTGACAGAAAAAGACCGGGAGAATATCCTGGAGCAGAATATGAGATTTTCAGAGAATGGACTTCGAGTGCTTGCTTTTGCCTATAAGGAAGTAGAAGAAGACCATGTGCTTTCCTTAAAATCAGAAAACGACTTTATCTTTATTGGGCTTATCTCCATGGTTGACCCGCCGAGAGAAGAGTCTAAAGATGCGGTAGCCGATGCCAAACGGGCAGGAATCCGGCCGGTAATGATCACCGGAGATCATAAGATAACGGCAACTGCCATAGCAAAACAGATCGGTATTTTTGAAAAGGGAGATATGGCTGTTACCGGCGCGGAATTAGACGCAATGACCGATGAAGAGCTTGACTTAAATATTACTAAGACTTCCGTATATGCCAGAGTTTCGCCGGAAAATAAGATCCGAATTGTGGACGCATGGCAGAGGCGGGGAAATGTTGTTTCTATGACAGGAGACGGAGTCAATGATGCGCCTGCCTTAAAGAAGGCCGACATCGGAGTGGCTATGGGAATCACCGGTACGGAGGTTTCCAAGGATGCTGCATCTATGATTCTGGCAGATGATAACTTTGCAACCATTATAAAGGCAGTTGCCAACGGCCGTAATGTTTACCGGAACATAAAAAACGCCATTCAGTTTTTGCTGTCCGGCAACATGGCGGGAATCCTTTCCGTCCTGTATACATCGATTATGGCTCTTCCTGTGCCCTTTGCACCGGTTCATCTGCTGTTCATTAACCTGCTGACTGATTCACTTCCGGCAATCGCTATTGGCATGGAGCCTGCGGAGCACGGACTGCTTAACAGGAAGCCAAGAGATCCAAAAGAGGGAATCCTGTCCAAAGAATTTATGCTTAAGATACTGGTGCAGGGCGCTCTGATTGCCGTATGTACCATGACGGCTTTCCATATCGGATTAAAGCAGGGCAGTGCAGCCACAGCCAGCACCATGGCCTTTTGTACCCTGACCCTTTCCCGGTTGTTCCACGGATTTAACTGCAGAAGCCGCCAGTCTATTTTCCGGTTGGGTTTTGCAAGCAACTGGTACAGTCTTGGAGCATTCCTTGCAGGAGTTTTCCTGTTAAGCCTTGTTATGTTTGTGCCTGTCCTTGAAAAGCTGTTTTCCGTAGCTCCTCTAACAGCCAGCCAGATTGGCATCATATATGGTCTTGCAGTCATTCCTACGATCATCATACAGTTAACAAAAATCATAAAAGAAAACAGGAAATAA
- a CDS encoding DUF1576 domain-containing protein, which translates to MTGQLSLKVRNCGPLSRRTKFQILALVPIYFIVAGLLLQPFDEIWRGIITIVREPDFLITDYFAIGGVGAAFVNAGVLTLLSIAIVYFLGMEMSGHTITSCFLMFGFSLFGKNIMNIWAIMLGICLYSYYHKTSITRYIYVGFYGTSLSPIITQIMQIGNLHLASRLILSIFVGLAIGFVLPPLSTHTHYAHKGYSLYNVGFSAGIIATVIVSLMKSFGITIETRLIWFEGNNELFARLLLFLFFGMIIFAFLLSENVGKRYLEILKTYGLSGTDYVKSEGFGPTLLNMGINGIVATLFLVMSGGALNGPTIGGIFTIVGFSATGKHLRNILPIMMGVVLGGAIQNWSITDPNALLALLLSTTLAPIAGEFGIIAGIIAGFLHSAAALNVGIVYGGMNLYNNGFAGGLIATFLVPVYQSVRDRSARAKVHDSL; encoded by the coding sequence ATGACAGGACAACTTTCACTAAAAGTGAGAAATTGCGGACCGCTGTCCAGGCGGACGAAATTCCAAATTCTTGCCCTGGTGCCGATTTATTTTATTGTTGCAGGCCTCTTACTGCAGCCGTTCGATGAAATCTGGAGGGGTATCATTACAATTGTCAGGGAGCCAGATTTCCTGATTACGGATTATTTTGCTATTGGCGGCGTAGGAGCTGCTTTTGTTAATGCGGGTGTATTAACCTTATTAAGTATTGCAATTGTATATTTTCTTGGTATGGAGATGAGCGGCCATACTATAACCTCATGCTTTCTTATGTTTGGTTTTTCTTTGTTTGGGAAAAATATCATGAACATATGGGCTATCATGCTGGGCATCTGCCTGTATTCTTATTATCACAAAACTTCCATTACACGTTATATTTATGTTGGCTTTTACGGGACCTCATTGTCCCCGATCATCACTCAGATCATGCAGATCGGCAATTTACATTTGGCGTCCAGGCTGATTTTGAGCATTTTTGTAGGATTGGCAATTGGATTTGTACTTCCGCCCTTGTCCACTCATACGCATTACGCCCACAAGGGATATTCTCTCTATAATGTGGGATTTTCTGCCGGCATCATTGCCACAGTGATTGTATCACTGATGAAGTCCTTTGGAATCACTATAGAGACAAGACTGATCTGGTTTGAGGGCAACAATGAGTTGTTTGCAAGGTTGCTTCTGTTTTTGTTTTTTGGTATGATAATATTTGCATTCCTGTTATCAGAGAATGTTGGAAAGCGTTATCTGGAAATACTGAAAACCTATGGTCTCAGCGGAACCGATTATGTAAAGAGTGAGGGATTTGGGCCTACACTCCTTAATATGGGAATTAACGGAATTGTAGCAACATTGTTCCTTGTTATGTCAGGAGGTGCGTTAAACGGACCTACGATTGGAGGGATATTCACCATTGTAGGCTTCAGTGCAACAGGAAAGCACCTGCGAAACATTCTCCCTATCATGATGGGAGTGGTACTTGGAGGAGCGATTCAGAACTGGAGCATTACGGATCCCAACGCTCTTCTTGCACTTTTATTGTCGACAACCCTTGCACCGATTGCCGGTGAGTTCGGCATTATAGCGGGTATTATAGCCGGATTTTTACACTCTGCCGCTGCGCTTAATGTAGGCATTGTTTACGGCGGAATGAACCTTTATAACAATGGCTTTGCAGGAGGTCTCATAGCCACCTTCCTGGTACCGGTGTACCAGTCTGTCCGGGACAGAAGCGCGCGGGCCAAGGTCCATGATTCCTTATAG
- a CDS encoding ABC-F family ATP-binding cassette domain-containing protein: protein MLYQIKDGTVIAGGSLILSHIDFEIHGREKIAVVGNNGAGKTTLLKLIAGEVDLDRDDKRQGPGIISSRKLTIGYLKQQAFDDKDRTVEEELLSSCPARDPFAREQFEYEREYDTLFTGFGFTKEDKKKRISQFSGGEQTKIALIRYLLLKPDILLLDEPTNHLDVQATEWLEQYMKQYEKSVVMVSHDRFFLDQTASVVYELSGKRLTRYPGNYTHYREEKRKAVRIQTKVYERQQEEIKRLNDLVERFKNKPRKASFARAKRKAMERMGPAVKPVEDDIHMFTGPLEPAFLGSKWVFEAEHLKIGYDHPLMELTMRIRRGQKIGILGPNGAGKSTFLKTAAGLIPPLSGEYSLGNQITIGYFDQHSSEIDSDKSVAQHFHDLFPSLTEKEVRSILGAYLFGGKEAGKRVSLLSGGEKARLVLAELLQSRPNFLILDEPTNHMDIRAKETLESAFRAYTGTILFVSHDRYFLSRVAESVLIFENQSAFYYPFGYEHYLEGRRRTVKGEGLSAQIRAEEQALIAGMRAVPKAEKHRLREIPVEEAYMDWKLGLVLERLLPARDRVMELTAAMEEMKERWLGSEDFWKEETWKESGRYEELKEEQQKAWEDWHELCLEWFDTAYEEGM, encoded by the coding sequence ATGTTGTATCAGATAAAGGATGGGACAGTCATTGCCGGAGGCAGCCTGATTCTGTCACATATTGACTTTGAAATACACGGCAGAGAAAAAATAGCGGTGGTAGGTAATAATGGAGCCGGAAAAACCACACTTTTAAAACTGATAGCCGGGGAAGTGGATTTAGACCGGGATGATAAACGGCAAGGCCCTGGAATCATCAGTTCCAGAAAACTGACAATCGGATACTTAAAGCAACAGGCATTTGATGATAAGGACAGGACAGTAGAGGAAGAACTGCTGTCCTCCTGTCCTGCCAGGGATCCCTTTGCCAGGGAGCAGTTTGAATATGAGCGGGAATATGATACGCTGTTTACCGGGTTTGGATTTACAAAAGAAGATAAGAAAAAAAGGATTTCCCAGTTCTCCGGCGGAGAGCAGACAAAGATTGCCCTTATCCGTTATCTGCTGTTAAAACCGGATATCCTGCTTCTGGATGAACCGACCAATCATCTGGATGTTCAGGCTACGGAATGGCTGGAGCAGTATATGAAGCAGTATGAAAAATCAGTGGTAATGGTATCCCATGACCGCTTTTTTCTGGACCAGACGGCATCTGTGGTATATGAATTGTCGGGAAAGAGGCTTACCCGTTACCCTGGAAACTATACCCATTACCGGGAAGAAAAGAGGAAAGCGGTCAGGATACAGACGAAGGTCTATGAACGGCAGCAGGAAGAGATCAAACGCTTAAATGATTTAGTGGAACGGTTTAAGAATAAGCCCCGGAAAGCCTCATTTGCAAGAGCAAAAAGGAAGGCAATGGAACGGATGGGCCCGGCAGTGAAACCGGTGGAAGATGATATCCACATGTTCACAGGGCCTTTGGAGCCAGCCTTTTTAGGGAGTAAATGGGTCTTTGAAGCGGAACACTTGAAAATCGGTTATGACCATCCTCTCATGGAACTCACCATGAGGATCCGAAGGGGACAGAAGATAGGAATCCTGGGTCCAAACGGGGCCGGAAAAAGTACCTTTTTAAAAACGGCAGCAGGTCTTATTCCTCCGCTCTCCGGGGAGTATTCTCTGGGAAACCAGATTACCATCGGCTATTTTGACCAGCATTCTTCTGAGATAGACTCTGATAAATCCGTTGCCCAGCATTTTCATGATTTGTTCCCTTCCCTGACAGAAAAAGAGGTTAGGAGTATATTGGGGGCATATTTATTTGGTGGAAAAGAGGCTGGAAAACGGGTGAGCCTCCTGTCGGGAGGAGAAAAGGCAAGGCTTGTTCTGGCTGAGCTTTTGCAGAGCAGACCGAATTTTCTGATCCTGGATGAGCCGACCAACCACATGGACATCAGGGCAAAAGAGACCCTGGAATCTGCATTCCGGGCTTATACGGGCACCATTTTGTTTGTATCCCATGACCGTTATTTTTTAAGCCGGGTGGCAGAATCGGTTCTCATCTTTGAGAATCAGTCCGCCTTTTACTATCCTTTCGGTTATGAGCATTATCTGGAAGGTCGCAGAAGGACAGTGAAGGGGGAAGGTCTTTCGGCACAGATCAGGGCGGAGGAGCAGGCTCTGATTGCCGGAATGCGCGCAGTCCCCAAGGCAGAAAAACATAGGTTAAGAGAGATACCGGTGGAAGAAGCCTACATGGACTGGAAGCTTGGTCTGGTTCTGGAACGTCTTTTGCCGGCAAGAGACAGGGTGATGGAATTGACAGCTGCCATGGAGGAGATGAAAGAAAGGTGGCTGGGATCGGAAGATTTCTGGAAGGAAGAAACGTGGAAAGAGTCCGGCCGCTACGAGGAACTAAAGGAAGAGCAGCAAAAGGCATGGGAGGACTGGCATGAGCTGTGCCTGGAATGGTTTGATACGGCATATGAAGAAGGTATGTAA
- a CDS encoding methyl-accepting chemotaxis protein yields MKKFKDFSITRKLLTAFLSMVFIMLVIGITGVWGMSQINKKDTFLYKEQTVPMKDLIIATKNLYQLRADANAMASHAGDTMELESLEKSYVEAKNNFLSSTAEYRTSIKNSEALALIDEATQLFTDSFDPSIQKCLNVAKQGSKDTALHAFDNEKDNIQRMFDNFDKLVDVRMRVAKETSENNDSTAFILTVVLCLIILAGTAIAIYLGLRISRMISLPIGQIVKAADKIALGHVDVDLKDVNSKDETGQLAASFTTMLAGIRDQVLIAEKISNGDFTQEVPLRSEEDVLGLALRKIEKDLNRTLLLINTAADQVNSGAGQVSSAAQALASGSTEQAATVEELNAAIATVAKQASQNADNVRLASEYVEQNAAGVNESNIRMQSLNASMNKINATSEEISSITKVIEDIAFQTNILALNAAIEAARAGSAGKGFAVVADEVRNLAIKSAEAAKETANLIVHSVEAVTEGRKMSVDAAKILQEVEEKSKFLEQAIREIESASSQQVVAIDQINQGLSQVSAVIQTNAATAEESSASSEELAAQSETLQQEVGKFKLNGEQTDFHKEYVPSFESAEPEFYTGTSTPYDYSGKY; encoded by the coding sequence ATGAAGAAATTCAAAGACTTCAGCATCACCAGAAAATTACTTACAGCCTTTCTCAGCATGGTATTTATTATGCTTGTGATCGGCATCACAGGGGTTTGGGGCATGTCCCAAATCAACAAGAAGGACACCTTTTTGTACAAAGAGCAGACGGTTCCCATGAAGGACTTAATCATTGCCACCAAAAATCTGTATCAGCTTCGTGCAGATGCCAACGCTATGGCCAGCCATGCCGGTGATACCATGGAACTGGAATCCCTGGAGAAAAGCTATGTGGAAGCAAAGAACAACTTTCTTAGTAGTACCGCCGAGTACCGGACAAGTATCAAGAATTCAGAAGCTCTCGCTTTAATAGACGAGGCAACTCAATTATTTACGGATTCCTTTGATCCCTCCATCCAAAAATGCTTAAACGTAGCCAAACAAGGGTCTAAGGACACGGCATTACACGCTTTCGATAATGAGAAGGACAACATCCAAAGGATGTTTGACAACTTTGACAAGCTGGTGGATGTCCGGATGAGGGTGGCTAAAGAGACCAGTGAAAACAACGATTCTACCGCGTTCATCCTGACGGTTGTTCTTTGCCTCATCATTTTAGCAGGAACAGCCATTGCCATATACCTGGGCTTAAGAATTTCCCGCATGATCAGCCTGCCGATCGGGCAGATTGTAAAGGCTGCCGATAAAATCGCTCTTGGGCATGTGGATGTTGACTTAAAGGATGTTAACTCCAAAGATGAGACCGGTCAGCTTGCTGCCTCTTTTACCACTATGCTGGCTGGCATCCGGGATCAGGTGCTCATTGCCGAGAAAATCAGCAACGGAGATTTTACACAGGAAGTTCCCCTTCGTTCTGAGGAAGACGTGCTCGGACTTGCCCTTCGTAAGATCGAGAAGGATCTCAACCGGACTCTGCTTCTTATAAACACAGCAGCCGATCAGGTAAACTCCGGCGCCGGACAGGTATCCTCCGCAGCACAGGCCCTGGCTTCCGGTTCTACGGAACAAGCCGCAACCGTGGAAGAGCTTAACGCTGCCATAGCCACAGTAGCAAAACAGGCCAGCCAGAATGCGGATAATGTCCGTTTGGCATCTGAGTACGTAGAACAGAATGCAGCCGGAGTCAACGAAAGCAATATACGCATGCAAAGCCTGAATGCATCTATGAATAAGATCAACGCAACTTCCGAAGAAATTTCCAGCATCACAAAAGTGATTGAGGACATCGCCTTCCAGACAAATATTCTTGCATTAAATGCCGCCATTGAGGCCGCCCGTGCCGGCAGCGCCGGAAAGGGGTTTGCAGTAGTAGCGGATGAGGTTCGGAACCTTGCGATCAAATCTGCGGAAGCGGCAAAGGAAACAGCAAACCTCATCGTTCATTCCGTAGAAGCCGTTACCGAAGGCAGAAAGATGTCAGTTGATGCCGCTAAGATCCTTCAGGAAGTGGAAGAAAAATCAAAGTTTTTGGAACAAGCGATCCGGGAAATTGAATCTGCTTCTTCCCAACAGGTGGTTGCAATCGACCAGATTAACCAGGGCCTGTCACAGGTTTCTGCAGTCATACAGACAAATGCAGCAACCGCAGAAGAAAGCTCCGCTTCCAGTGAGGAGCTGGCAGCACAGTCCGAGACACTGCAGCAGGAAGTTGGAAAATTCAAATTAAATGGAGAACAAACGGATTTTCATAAGGAATACGTTCCTTCCTTTGAGAGCGCGGAACCGGAATTTTATACAGGCACTTCAACACCCTATGATTATTCCGGCAAGTATTGA
- a CDS encoding carbohydrate kinase family protein produces the protein MKYQKGKKKVIVAGHISLDITPVFNNSGDQKFSALLRPGKLLRVGKAQISTGGAVSNTGLGLHALGADVLLMAKVGNDDFGLILKEKIRQSGCESSIPAVEGESTSYTVVIAPKGFDRFFIHDPGCNDTFCCMDVDFEQVSGASHFHFGYPTLMRRFYENNGEELVSLFRKIKELSLTTSLDLTAVDPDSEAAGCDWERILASVLPYVDFFVPSIEELGYMLDKKLYDKWQERAGGEDVTSILSLSEDVEVLADRALNLGAKTVLIKCGAAGMYLKTAPEHFLEGWGAIACFQNSFVPDRILSATGAGDTSIAAFIKAMLDGSRPEECLELAAATGASCVTAYDAISGLLPFEALREKIQNGWEQQNIIHP, from the coding sequence ATGAAATATCAGAAAGGGAAGAAAAAAGTTATAGTGGCCGGACATATTTCCCTGGACATTACGCCGGTATTTAACAATAGCGGTGATCAGAAGTTTTCTGCTCTTTTGCGTCCGGGAAAGCTTTTGCGTGTGGGAAAGGCACAGATATCCACAGGCGGGGCTGTTTCCAATACGGGGCTGGGTCTTCATGCCTTAGGAGCTGACGTGCTTTTGATGGCAAAGGTCGGAAATGATGACTTCGGCCTGATATTAAAAGAAAAGATCAGGCAGAGCGGATGTGAGAGCAGCATTCCGGCAGTGGAGGGGGAATCCACATCCTATACGGTGGTGATAGCTCCAAAGGGTTTTGACCGGTTTTTTATCCATGATCCCGGTTGCAATGATACGTTTTGCTGCATGGACGTGGATTTTGAGCAGGTGTCAGGGGCTTCCCATTTTCATTTTGGATATCCCACGCTGATGCGCAGATTTTACGAGAACAACGGAGAAGAACTAGTCAGCCTTTTTAGGAAGATCAAGGAGCTTTCCCTTACCACATCCCTGGATTTAACGGCAGTTGATCCTGATTCTGAGGCGGCTGGCTGTGACTGGGAGAGGATCCTGGCATCTGTGCTACCTTACGTGGATTTCTTTGTTCCAAGCATTGAAGAACTGGGGTACATGCTGGACAAAAAGTTGTATGACAAATGGCAGGAAAGGGCAGGCGGAGAGGACGTTACATCCATACTTTCCTTAAGCGAGGATGTGGAGGTCCTTGCGGACCGGGCGCTTAATCTGGGAGCAAAAACCGTATTGATAAAATGTGGGGCGGCCGGCATGTATTTAAAGACCGCACCGGAGCACTTTTTGGAAGGCTGGGGCGCAATTGCCTGTTTCCAGAACAGCTTTGTCCCTGACCGCATCCTTTCAGCTACCGGAGCAGGGGATACGAGCATTGCTGCGTTTATAAAGGCAATGTTAGATGGATCAAGACCGGAGGAATGTCTGGAGCTTGCAGCGGCAACAGGAGCTTCCTGTGTGACGGCTTATGATGCCATCAGCGGACTTCTGCCCTTTGAGGCTCTTAGAGAAAAGATACAAAACGGGTGGGAACAACAGAACATCATACACCCATAA